In the Pelmatolapia mariae isolate MD_Pm_ZW linkage group LG10_11, Pm_UMD_F_2, whole genome shotgun sequence genome, aaaaggaaaatatgCCACACATAGCAGTGAAATGTACTTAACAATTCAGAGGCAGTTCTTCATCTTGAACAACACAGCGTGTTGCTAACCCATCCATCTACTGGAGTTCTGCCTCCAAAGCACTGTCAGTCCTCccgtcaaaaaaacaaaaaaaaatgttctctaTAGTTATTCAAGGACCGcgatgggtgggtgggggttaGGGGTCAATCAAAGTCTATTATTCTTGAATTCTTATTGTCCAACTTCCCAGGAAAATTGGTCTTGATTTCTCTACTTCTCCCTGGTCTTCAACTTCCTCATTGTCATCATCTTCCATTTTGGAGCCATTGCAGGTCCACATGTAGTTTGTCCTTCTGCAACTGTCTATAATAGAAGGTCCACTACATAATTCAGGCATCCAGTTTTGCTTGTATCCTGATTCAAATGAGACATCACTCGATAGTGTAGTCTCACATTCCTTGTCAGAATCTGGAATAAGTGGTTGAGATGGAGAAAAATGGGTGTTGCAGTATGAGTGGGTCGGTGTCGTTGAAGAGCTATCATCACATCCAGAATCGGACCACTCTGAGCTATTTAAGCTGAGCAAGGAAGCTAACGATGACTCATCCATAGAGGGTATGAGGTCTGATAGGAGAGGTTTTCTCTCTTGGTTTGATAGGCATATTGCATCACTATTGCTGCTCTGTGACTGAAAATTGAGGAAAGGCAACATGAGTTGTCCATTGATATCCCGCACtgtgtgcagcagcagcttcccATCTGGGTTGGTGTCACAAGAATCAGCATCAGGTAATGGTCGTGCATCGCGTGTGATCATGTGGTGCACGACTTCTCCACGTTCAGTGACAGCCTGCTGAATGTCATCATTCTCTTTAGGTAGAACAGCCACAGAACTGTAGATGTCAGAGGACTGGGCACTTGTGTCCTCAGAATTTGGAGTTCTGCGTGTTCTTGTGTCCACAGAGGAGCCAGTGTGGTCTTGCCAGGGAGGGAAAGGGATGTCCTGGGGGGAATAGCCTCCATTCCTAACTGAAGACCCATTTTTATTCATCTGGATTTTGGTATAAACTATTTCATCCATGTGAGGGCATACCTCGACTTGAGAAATTATGAGATTTTTATCTGGATCCTGCAGTATCTTAGGGGTTCCAGAAGTGGTTGCCTCCTGTTTCCAAAACAATGAAGCGATATGGATCAGTCAAACACACGATTTGAACAATTGATAAAAGTATTTTTAGGTCTGCCAAGCTGTTTAGAAATCTGTAGTTAATGCtacattgtttttaaatttagtttctATTGAGCGTCAAGATTATAGTACAGAGATATAGATGTAACAAAATCACAATGCTCCTTTTTATATATACCCCCAcccctcccaaaaaaaaaaaaaaaatgaatgaagtaCATCAAATTTCACCATATTTAAAGAAGTGCACCTAAAAGGGCAATCGCTCGCACAAAATTAATCGCCATCTCAACAATAAGGGTATATGGTGACTGCCAGGCGAATGTCAGATGGGTATGGTTTTCATTTTCTCTAAATGTTTTAGCAATATATCCCAGTTAATGCTACATTGACACAAAAAGCAAAGAGAGCATACACAGACTACAAAAAACACCAGTTACAAAACCACCATGACTCACTGCACATGCTCCTTTGACTTTACTAAAACAACACCCACAGTGTTTCATTGTTTGTATCTTAAGTTGATGCTACACTTTAACAAACTGAACCTGTGTTGAGTTAGTGATGTACAATTGATATTGTCATCACAGCATTGATTTTCCGGTAAGACAACATTTCCTTGTGACAGTAAGGAAGGACACAAAGAAACAATGGCCTTACCAGTGCTTGTGTCATGCTCTTTGACTTTCCACCTTTCACATATTTGCACGTACACACAGCTGATACTATGACTAAGGCAACCACACCAGCCGCAATCAAGAGAAGCCATCGCAGAAGCATCCACGGATTTTCTGAAATAGAGGAAAGGTTGTTTGATAGACATGTTACAGGAAAATGCTTGAGCACTTAAAAGCAGGGAGCTATAAAACTTCCCAGGGTG is a window encoding:
- the ifnlr1 gene encoding interferon lambda receptor 1, whose translation is MWFMNILMLLFFCFESSTGNVTVQFNSRNFNNILHWDPAKSDFPGQRLLYSVKYRSDDSDQSYKIKDECQNITVLYCDLTAETPFVYDVSYHAKVLVNGRTHGSTETRFKPSEHTILGPPILSTSTTESSLFVNATLPVGPNGVSIADIINGRKVPSKTIFIYTLNLNYPDWAAMHVESHTGQFIIDLKKKSKYCGTVIYKPSSDWGRPSSESASFCVTLPENPWMLLRWLLLIAAGVVALVIVSAVCTCKYVKGGKSKSMTQALEATTSGTPKILQDPDKNLIISQVEVCPHMDEIVYTKIQMNKNGSSVRNGGYSPQDIPFPPWQDHTGSSVDTRTRRTPNSEDTSAQSSDIYSSVAVLPKENDDIQQAVTERGEVVHHMITRDARPLPDADSCDTNPDGKLLLHTVRDINGQLMLPFLNFQSQSSNSDAICLSNQERKPLLSDLIPSMDESSLASLLSLNSSEWSDSGCDDSSSTTPTHSYCNTHFSPSQPLIPDSDKECETTLSSDVSFESGYKQNWMPELCSGPSIIDSCRRTNYMWTCNGSKMEDDDNEEVEDQGEVEKSRPIFLGSWTIRIQE